In Mixophyes fleayi isolate aMixFle1 chromosome 4, aMixFle1.hap1, whole genome shotgun sequence, the following proteins share a genomic window:
- the RANGRF gene encoding ran guanine nucleotide release factor, translating into MSDPEAARYHFEDVAASNDAQGRAEIVSVEPLPLAQLSLTGCSSAWALTGHQLVAKFNEQAQNTVTIFMALLRMPQHSTDLLVTFNDPVAIDPASSSAAGETPENPSPWTQEDFTRLLCSFQLHDPGVFG; encoded by the exons ATGTCGGACCCCGAGGCTGCCCG GTACCACTTTGAAGACGTAGCTGCCAGTAATGATGCCCAGGGGAGGGCAGAGATCGTCAGTGTGGAACCCCTCCCGCTGGCGCAGCTCTCTCTCACCGGCTGCAGTAGTGCGTGGGCACTTACCGGCCACCAACTAGTAGCCAAGTTCAATGAACAG GCTCAAAATACAGTCACTATATTCATGGCTTTACTGCGCATGCCTCAGCATTCCACAGACCTTCTGGTGACCTTCAATGATCCTGTTGCTATTGA TCCGGCCAGCAGTAGTGCCGCCGGTGAGACGCCGGAGAACCCTTCTCCGTGGACACAGGAAGACTTCACCCGGCTCCTGTGCAGCTTCCAGCTCCATGACCCTGGAGTCTTCGGCTGA